From Xenopus laevis strain J_2021 chromosome 7L, Xenopus_laevis_v10.1, whole genome shotgun sequence, one genomic window encodes:
- the cdca3.L gene encoding cell division cycle-associated protein 3 isoform X1 codes for MGSADSKAQVTPSRPLRNHLLSRVNDPRSPTTGIPRTPIEVGESPRNTPQTVKEEEEEIPDSPEIFDPRSPTNGITRTPLRPPIHAVLNNLAKQLSEVFVAEDSSTEGGPLGFTGPEATNLERQVVESQTAPPAGEHVNDQEVEPSVEKAETQIDLKVCPGVEKVKSPIAEMLETLNDQEESPIAETLETMNDQEESPIAETMNDQEESPIAEMLENLNDQAESPIAEMLDTLNDQEPVAVAQSVVSTESTQATGQQQKTRGKSPRSSGVKNVRQRPRKALLSSSSGRSPLRILQEDNSPNTNTQHRQAKKLSFQSEPALPHRALKISHPNWESSLNKENAEYGHSNS; via the exons ATGGGATCCGCCGACTCTAAAGCCCAAGTAACCCCTTCCCGTCCTCTCCGAAATCACCTGCTGTCCCGTGTGAATGACCCGCGCTCCCCGACCACCGGCATTCCCAGGACTCCTATTGAG GTGGGGGAGTCTCCCCGGAACACCCCCCAGACAGttaaagaggaggaggaggagatacCTGATAGCCCAGAGATCTTTGATCCACGTTCCCCTACCAATGGAATCACACGCACACCCCTCAGACCCCCCATACATG CTGTTCTGAACAATCTGGCAAAGCAGTTAAGTGAGGTGTTTGTGGCAGAGGATTCATCGACTGAAGGGGGTCCATTGGGATTTACTGGTCCCGAGGCTACTAATCTTGAGAGGCAAGTAGTAGAGTCCCAAACAGCGCCTCCTGCAGGAGAACATGTAAATGATCAGGAGGTGGAGCCATCAGTAGAAAAGGCAGAGACTCAGATTGATCTTAAAGTGTGTCCAGGAGTAGAAAAGGTGAAGAGTCCGATAGCTGAGATGTTGGAGACTCTGAATGATCAGGAGGAGAGTCCAATCGCTGAGACATTGGAGACTATGAATGATCAGGAGGAGAGTCCAATCGCTGAGACTATGAATGATCAGGAGGAGAGTCCAATTGCTGAGATGTTGGAGAATCTGAATGATCAGGCAGAAAGTCCAATCGCTGAGATGTTGGACACTCTGAATGATCAAGAGCCTGTTGCAGTGGCCCAGTCTGTGGTATCCACTGAATCTACTCAGGCTACCGGACAACAGCAGAAGACACGGGGGAAATCTCCACGTTCATCAG GTGTAAAGAACGTCCGTCAGCGTCCCAGAAAAGCGTTGCTGTCCTCATCCTCTGGTCGCTCTCCTCTCCGAATCCTACAGGAGGATAACTCTCCCAACACTAATACACAACACAGACAG gCTAAGAAGTTGTCCTTCCAGTCAGAGCCTGCGCTGCCCCACCGAGCACTTAAAATCTCACACCCCAACTGGGAGTCGTCCCTCAACAAAGAGAACGCAGAGTACGGCCACAGCAACAGCTga
- the cdca3.L gene encoding cell division cycle-associated protein 3 isoform X2 yields the protein MGSADSKAQVTPSRPLRNHLLSRVNDPRSPTTGIPRTPIEVGESPRNTPQTVKEEEEEIPDSPEIFDPRSPTNGITRTPLRPPIHAVLNNLAKQLSEVFVAEDSSTEGGPLGFTGPEATNLERQVVESQTAPPAGEHVNDQEVEPSVEKAETQIDLKVCPGVEKVKSPIAEMLETLNDQEESPIAETLETMNDQEESPIAETLENLNDQAESPIAEMLDTLNDQEPVAVAQSVVSTESTQATGQQQKTRGKSPRSSGVKNVRQRPRKALLSSSSGRSPLRILQEDNSPNTNTQHRQAKKLSFQSEPALPHRALKISHPNWESSLNKENAEYGHSNS from the exons ATGGGATCCGCCGACTCTAAAGCCCAAGTAACCCCTTCCCGTCCTCTCCGAAATCACCTGCTGTCCCGTGTGAATGACCCGCGCTCCCCGACCACCGGCATTCCCAGGACTCCTATTGAG GTGGGGGAGTCTCCCCGGAACACCCCCCAGACAGttaaagaggaggaggaggagatacCTGATAGCCCAGAGATCTTTGATCCACGTTCCCCTACCAATGGAATCACACGCACACCCCTCAGACCCCCCATACATG CTGTTCTGAACAATCTGGCAAAGCAGTTAAGTGAGGTGTTTGTGGCAGAGGATTCATCGACTGAAGGGGGTCCATTGGGATTTACTGGTCCCGAGGCTACTAATCTTGAGAGGCAAGTAGTAGAGTCCCAAACAGCGCCTCCTGCAGGAGAACATGTAAATGATCAGGAGGTGGAGCCATCAGTAGAAAAGGCAGAGACTCAGATTGATCTTAAAGTGTGTCCAGGAGTAGAAAAGGTGAAGAGTCCGATAGCTGAGATGTTGGAGACTCTGAATGATCAGGAGGAGAGTCCAATCGCTGAGACATTGGAGACTATGAATGATCAGGAGGAGAGTCCAATCGCTGAGAC GTTGGAGAATCTGAATGATCAGGCAGAAAGTCCAATCGCTGAGATGTTGGACACTCTGAATGATCAAGAGCCTGTTGCAGTGGCCCAGTCTGTGGTATCCACTGAATCTACTCAGGCTACCGGACAACAGCAGAAGACACGGGGGAAATCTCCACGTTCATCAG GTGTAAAGAACGTCCGTCAGCGTCCCAGAAAAGCGTTGCTGTCCTCATCCTCTGGTCGCTCTCCTCTCCGAATCCTACAGGAGGATAACTCTCCCAACACTAATACACAACACAGACAG gCTAAGAAGTTGTCCTTCCAGTCAGAGCCTGCGCTGCCCCACCGAGCACTTAAAATCTCACACCCCAACTGGGAGTCGTCCCTCAACAAAGAGAACGCAGAGTACGGCCACAGCAACAGCTga